One stretch of Streptomyces sp. R21 DNA includes these proteins:
- a CDS encoding thymidine kinase translates to MPELVFFSGTMDCGKSTLALQIEHNRSARGLQGMIFTRDDRAGEGKLSSRLGLVTDAVEVEDDQDLYAYVVEHLSQGGRADYVIADEAQFLAPEQIEQLARVVDDLGMDVFAFGITTDFRSKLFPGSQRLVELADRVEVLQVEALCWCGARATHNARTIGGEMVVEGAQVVVGDVNQPEDIGYEVLCRRHHIRRTTAATARAGALSPDVLPIGSA, encoded by the coding sequence ATGCCCGAGCTGGTGTTCTTCTCCGGAACGATGGACTGCGGGAAGTCGACGCTGGCCCTCCAGATCGAGCACAACCGCTCGGCGCGCGGCCTCCAGGGGATGATCTTCACGCGGGACGACCGCGCGGGCGAGGGCAAGCTCTCCTCGCGGCTCGGCCTGGTCACGGACGCCGTGGAGGTCGAGGACGACCAGGACCTGTACGCGTACGTGGTCGAGCACCTCTCCCAGGGCGGCCGCGCGGACTACGTGATCGCGGACGAGGCCCAGTTCCTGGCGCCCGAGCAGATCGAGCAGCTCGCCCGGGTGGTGGACGACCTCGGCATGGACGTCTTCGCCTTCGGCATCACCACCGACTTCCGCTCCAAGCTCTTCCCCGGCTCCCAGCGCCTCGTCGAACTCGCCGACCGCGTCGAGGTCCTCCAGGTCGAAGCCCTGTGCTGGTGCGGCGCCCGCGCCACGCACAACGCCCGCACGATAGGCGGCGAGATGGTCGTCGAGGGCGCCCAGGTGGTCGTCGGCGACGTCAATCAGCCCGAGGACATCGGCTACGAGGTGCTCTGCCGCCGCCACCACATCCGTCGCACCACAGCGGCCACGGCCCGCGCGGGCGCCCTGTCCCCGGACGTCCTGCCGATCGGCTCGGCCTGA
- a CDS encoding alkaline phosphatase family protein: MALPAWNDPEPLAVDSAPVPEYGSGSLADLLPTLAAGMAVPGMTAAIPELTEADRNCVFLIDGLGWEQLKAHPDEAPFMASLLASSRGGTGRPITAGYPATTATSLASVGTGLPPGAHGLPGYTARNPETGELMNQLRWNPWTSPRKWQPYPTVFQLADAAGVHTAQVSSPTFQNTPLTQVALSGGTFHGRLSGEERMDFAAEQLAEGDRSLVYTYYAEVDGKGHRFGVDSDPWRGQLMYVDRLVQRLAEQLPPRSALYVTADHGMIDIPFDEQHRIDFDEDWELRAGVALLGGEGRARHVYAVPGAASDVLTCWREVLGEQFWVASRDEAIAAGWFGPHVDERVYGRIGDVVAAAKDDVLIIASEREPKESAMVGNHGSMTPVEQLVPLLEVRT; the protein is encoded by the coding sequence ATGGCTCTGCCCGCCTGGAACGACCCGGAGCCCCTCGCCGTCGACTCCGCTCCCGTCCCCGAGTACGGTTCCGGCTCGCTCGCCGACCTGCTGCCCACGCTCGCCGCGGGTATGGCGGTGCCCGGCATGACCGCCGCCATACCGGAACTGACCGAGGCCGACCGGAACTGCGTGTTTCTGATCGACGGTCTCGGCTGGGAGCAGCTGAAGGCACATCCCGACGAAGCCCCCTTCATGGCCTCGCTCCTCGCGAGCTCCCGCGGTGGCACCGGCCGCCCGATCACCGCGGGCTACCCGGCGACCACCGCGACCTCGCTCGCCTCCGTCGGCACGGGCCTGCCGCCCGGCGCCCACGGCCTGCCCGGCTACACCGCGCGCAACCCGGAGACCGGTGAGCTGATGAACCAGCTCCGCTGGAACCCGTGGACCTCGCCGCGCAAGTGGCAGCCGTACCCCACGGTCTTCCAGCTGGCCGACGCCGCCGGTGTGCACACCGCCCAGGTGTCCTCCCCGACCTTCCAGAACACGCCGCTCACCCAGGTCGCCCTCAGCGGCGGCACGTTCCACGGGCGGCTGTCCGGCGAGGAGCGGATGGACTTCGCCGCCGAGCAACTGGCCGAGGGCGACCGCTCCTTGGTCTACACGTACTACGCCGAGGTGGACGGCAAGGGCCACCGCTTCGGCGTCGACTCGGACCCGTGGCGCGGCCAGCTGATGTACGTGGACCGGCTGGTCCAGCGCCTCGCGGAGCAGCTCCCGCCGCGCTCCGCGCTGTACGTCACCGCCGACCACGGCATGATCGACATCCCCTTCGACGAGCAGCACCGCATCGACTTCGACGAGGACTGGGAGCTGCGCGCCGGCGTCGCCCTCCTCGGCGGAGAGGGCCGCGCCCGCCATGTCTACGCGGTGCCGGGCGCCGCGTCGGACGTCCTGACCTGCTGGCGCGAGGTGCTCGGCGAGCAGTTCTGGGTGGCGTCGCGGGACGAGGCGATAGCGGCGGGCTGGTTCGGTCCGCACGTCGACGAACGGGTGTACGGGCGCATCGGCGACGTGGTCGCGGCCGCGAAGGACGACGTCCTGATCATCGCGTCCGAGCGGGAGCCCAAGGAGTCGGCCATGGTCGGCAACCACGGTTCGATGACGCCGGTGGAGCAGCTGGTCCCCCTGCTCGAAGTACGTACCTGA
- a CDS encoding DUF5998 family protein, giving the protein MAKTSTTTQGLRAAIERSGYYPALVAEAVEAAIGGEPIRSYLVHQETTFDANEVRRHVTVLVLTGNRFIVSHTDEQNADTTSPTPYATTSTESVKIGRISSVVVSRVVANPESYAPGTLPREVVLTIGWGAVSRIDLEPAACGDPNCEADHGYTGSSTADDLSLRVSEAGDGPETVRQALAFAQSLSEATADVAR; this is encoded by the coding sequence ATGGCCAAGACCAGTACGACGACCCAGGGGCTGCGAGCGGCGATCGAGCGCAGCGGCTACTACCCGGCCCTCGTGGCCGAGGCGGTGGAGGCCGCGATCGGCGGCGAGCCCATCCGGTCGTACCTGGTCCACCAGGAGACGACGTTCGACGCGAACGAGGTGCGCCGGCACGTGACCGTGCTGGTCCTCACGGGCAACCGTTTCATCGTCAGCCACACCGACGAGCAGAACGCGGACACCACCTCGCCGACGCCGTACGCCACGACGTCCACGGAGTCCGTGAAGATCGGCCGGATCTCGTCGGTCGTCGTCAGCAGGGTCGTCGCCAACCCCGAGTCGTACGCGCCGGGCACGCTGCCCCGCGAGGTCGTCCTGACCATCGGCTGGGGCGCGGTCTCCCGTATCGACCTGGAGCCCGCCGCCTGCGGCGACCCCAACTGCGAAGCGGACCACGGGTACACGGGAAGTTCGACGGCGGACGACCTGAGCCTGCGCGTCAGCGAGGCCGGGGACGGTCCGGAGACGGTGCGCCAGGCCCTCGCCTTCGCACAGTCGCTCTCCGAGGCGACCGCGGACGTCGCCCGCTGA
- a CDS encoding GNAT family N-acetyltransferase: protein MQTSSDRHEYPAHWEADVVLRDGGTARIRPITVDDAERLVSFYEQVSDESKYYRFFAPYPRLSAKDVHRFTHHDFVDRVGLAATVGGEFIATVRYDRINPDGLPASSPADEAEVAFLVQDAHQGRGVASALLEHVAAVARERGIRRFAAEVLPANNKMIKVFTDAGYTQKRSFEDGVVRLEFDLEPTDRSLAVQRAREQRAEARSVQRLLAPGSVAVIGAGRTPGGVGRSVLDNLRDAGFTGRLYAVNRAVQDKELDGVPAYRSVRDIPEPVDLAVVAVPEPLVPEVVAECGEHGVQGLVVVSAGYAESGRAGRERQRELVRQARTYGMRIIGPNAFGVINTSPDVRLNASLAPEMPRPGRIGLFAQSGAIGIALLSRLHRRGGGVTGVTGVSTFVSSGNRADVSGNDVVQYWYDDPDTDVALMYLESIGNPRKFTRLARRTAASKPLVVVQGARHGGAAPQGHAVQATRLPHATVSALLRQAGVIRVDTITELVDAGLLLARQPLPAGPRVAILGNSESLGLLTYDACLAQGLRPLSPLDLTTAASAEDFHAAVSRALADDACDAVVVTAIPALGETSVADEALAEALRSAAAAAPAKPVLVVHVELGGLAEALSAAASTAPRADATAPGVAGGARPFRLEERLPTEEAAPEDARLIPAYPAAERAVRALGEAVKYAQWRREAAEPGKVPEYEDIDEKGAAALIDSLLAQGQGLTLGPEDACELLGRYGIDVRRALPAPTPDDAVAAARTLGYPVALKTTAPHLRHRADLGGVRLDLADEEQLRRAYAELTSLFGKPEELRPVVQAMAPRGVDTVVRTVIDPAAGAVLSFGLAGAASELLGDTAHRLIPVTDRDATSLVRSIRTAPLLFGWRGSAPVDTAALEELMLRVSRLVDDHPEVVAVSLEPVVVAPHGLSVLGATVRLARAPVRDDLGPRTLPAY, encoded by the coding sequence ATGCAGACCTCGTCGGACCGGCACGAGTACCCCGCCCACTGGGAAGCCGACGTGGTGCTGCGCGACGGCGGCACCGCGCGCATCAGGCCCATCACCGTCGACGACGCCGAGCGCCTGGTCAGCTTCTACGAGCAGGTCTCCGACGAGTCGAAGTACTACCGCTTCTTCGCGCCGTACCCACGACTGTCCGCCAAGGACGTCCACCGCTTCACGCACCACGACTTTGTGGACCGGGTGGGTCTCGCGGCCACGGTCGGCGGCGAGTTCATCGCCACCGTACGCTATGACCGTATTAATCCCGATGGCCTGCCCGCCTCCTCGCCCGCCGACGAGGCCGAGGTCGCCTTCCTCGTGCAGGACGCCCACCAGGGCCGCGGTGTCGCCTCAGCCCTGCTCGAACACGTGGCGGCCGTCGCGCGCGAGCGCGGCATCCGGCGCTTCGCCGCCGAGGTGCTGCCCGCCAACAACAAGATGATCAAGGTGTTCACGGACGCCGGGTACACACAGAAGCGCAGCTTCGAGGACGGCGTCGTCCGCCTGGAGTTCGACCTGGAGCCCACCGACCGGTCGCTGGCCGTGCAGCGCGCGCGGGAGCAGCGCGCCGAGGCGCGGTCCGTGCAACGGCTGCTCGCACCCGGCTCGGTCGCCGTCATCGGCGCGGGCCGCACACCCGGCGGGGTGGGGCGCAGCGTCCTCGACAATCTGCGGGACGCCGGGTTCACCGGCCGTCTGTACGCCGTGAACAGGGCTGTTCAGGACAAGGAACTCGACGGCGTCCCCGCGTACCGCTCCGTCAGGGACATCCCCGAGCCCGTCGACCTCGCCGTCGTCGCCGTCCCCGAGCCGCTCGTGCCCGAGGTCGTCGCGGAGTGCGGCGAGCACGGTGTGCAGGGGCTCGTGGTCGTCTCCGCCGGATACGCCGAGAGCGGTCGGGCCGGGCGCGAACGCCAGCGCGAACTCGTGCGCCAGGCCCGTACGTACGGCATGCGCATCATCGGCCCCAACGCCTTCGGCGTCATCAACACGTCCCCCGACGTGCGGCTCAACGCCTCCCTGGCGCCCGAGATGCCGCGCCCCGGGCGGATCGGCCTCTTCGCGCAGTCCGGCGCGATCGGCATCGCCCTGCTCTCCCGGCTGCACCGGCGCGGCGGCGGCGTCACCGGGGTGACGGGTGTGTCGACCTTCGTCTCCTCGGGAAACCGGGCGGACGTGTCCGGCAACGACGTCGTCCAGTACTGGTACGACGACCCGGACACCGACGTCGCGCTGATGTACCTCGAATCCATCGGCAACCCCCGCAAGTTCACCCGGCTCGCACGGCGGACGGCCGCCTCGAAGCCGCTGGTCGTGGTCCAGGGAGCGCGGCACGGGGGAGCGGCCCCCCAGGGGCATGCCGTACAGGCCACCCGCCTCCCGCACGCGACGGTCTCGGCGCTGCTGCGGCAGGCCGGGGTCATCCGGGTGGACACGATCACCGAACTCGTCGACGCCGGTCTGCTGCTGGCCCGCCAGCCGCTCCCCGCCGGGCCCCGCGTGGCGATCCTCGGGAACTCCGAGTCACTGGGCCTGCTCACCTACGACGCCTGCCTCGCCCAGGGGCTGCGACCGCTGTCGCCGCTGGACCTGACGACGGCGGCCTCGGCCGAGGACTTCCACGCGGCGGTGTCGCGGGCGCTGGCCGACGACGCGTGCGACGCGGTCGTCGTCACCGCGATCCCCGCCCTGGGGGAGACGTCCGTGGCCGACGAGGCCCTCGCGGAAGCGCTCCGCTCCGCCGCGGCCGCGGCCCCCGCCAAGCCCGTGCTCGTGGTGCACGTGGAACTCGGCGGCCTCGCGGAGGCACTCTCCGCCGCTGCCAGCACTGCACCCCGGGCCGACGCGACGGCACCCGGCGTCGCCGGCGGTGCCCGCCCGTTCCGCCTTGAGGAACGCCTGCCCACCGAGGAAGCCGCTCCGGAAGACGCCCGCCTCATCCCCGCTTACCCCGCCGCCGAGCGTGCCGTCCGTGCGCTCGGTGAAGCCGTGAAGTACGCCCAGTGGCGGCGCGAGGCCGCCGAGCCCGGCAAGGTGCCCGAGTACGAGGACATCGACGAGAAGGGCGCCGCCGCCCTGATCGACTCACTGCTCGCACAGGGGCAGGGGCTGACGCTCGGCCCGGAGGACGCCTGCGAGCTGCTCGGGCGGTACGGCATCGACGTACGCCGTGCCCTGCCCGCGCCCACCCCCGACGACGCCGTGGCCGCCGCGCGCACCCTCGGCTACCCCGTGGCCCTCAAGACCACTGCCCCGCACCTGCGCCACCGCGCCGACCTCGGCGGCGTTCGCCTGGATCTGGCGGACGAGGAGCAACTGCGGCGCGCGTACGCCGAATTGACCAGCCTCTTCGGGAAGCCCGAGGAGCTGCGCCCGGTCGTGCAGGCGATGGCGCCGCGCGGTGTCGACACGGTCGTCCGCACGGTGATCGACCCGGCGGCCGGAGCGGTGCTCTCCTTCGGGCTCGCCGGGGCCGCCTCCGAGCTGCTCGGGGATACGGCGCACCGCCTGATCCCGGTCACCGACCGGGACGCGACCTCGCTGGTCCGATCGATCCGGACGGCACCGCTCCTCTTCGGCTGGCGCGGCTCGGCACCGGTGGACACCGCCGCGCTCGAAGAGCTGATGCTGCGGGTGTCGCGGCTCGTCGACGACCATCCGGAGGTCGTCGCCGTCTCCCTGGAGCCCGTGGTCGTGGCCCCGCACGGCCTGAGCGTGCTCGGCGCGACCGTGCGGCTGGCGCGTGCGCCCGTCCGCGACGACCTGGGGCCGCGCACGCTCCCGGCGTATTGA
- a CDS encoding HPr family phosphocarrier protein, with translation MAERRVNVGWAEGLHARPASIFVRAATASGVPVTIAKADGNPVNAASMLAVLGLGAQGGEEIVLASDAEGADAALDRLAKLVAEGLEELPETV, from the coding sequence ATGGCTGAGCGCCGCGTCAACGTCGGGTGGGCCGAGGGCCTTCATGCCCGCCCCGCCTCCATCTTCGTCCGGGCGGCCACGGCCTCCGGGGTCCCCGTGACGATCGCCAAGGCCGACGGCAACCCCGTCAACGCGGCCTCCATGCTCGCGGTCCTCGGGCTGGGCGCCCAGGGCGGCGAGGAGATCGTCCTCGCGTCGGACGCCGAGGGTGCGGACGCCGCCCTCGACCGTCTGGCGAAGCTGGTCGCCGAGGGGCTCGAGGAGCTTCCCGAGACCGTCTGA
- a CDS encoding GntR family transcriptional regulator gives MRIPAHSVCTAIRDDIIAGVYERGGRLTEELLARRYGVSRVPVREALRTLEAEGFVVTRRHAGACVAEPTELEASDLLEMRMLLEPLGAARAAQRRTEAHLKVLRGLVRLGQERARRGHSEDLRSLGGWFHETLAQASGSPALTSTLAQLRHKIAWMYAVEVPANPAESWGEHGAIVDAVARGDSERARSITALHTERATAAHRLRFPGTGERPERVRTSQHPVNMTSLRH, from the coding sequence ATGCGTATTCCGGCGCACTCGGTATGCACGGCGATCCGTGACGACATCATCGCGGGTGTCTACGAACGAGGCGGCCGGCTCACCGAGGAACTGCTCGCACGCCGCTACGGCGTCTCGCGCGTCCCCGTCCGCGAGGCCCTGCGCACGCTGGAGGCGGAGGGCTTCGTCGTGACGCGCCGGCACGCGGGCGCGTGCGTCGCGGAGCCGACCGAGCTGGAGGCCTCCGACCTGCTGGAGATGCGCATGCTGCTGGAGCCGCTGGGCGCCGCCAGGGCCGCGCAGCGGCGCACCGAGGCCCACCTCAAGGTGCTGCGAGGCCTGGTCAGGTTGGGTCAGGAGCGCGCCAGGAGGGGCCACAGCGAGGATCTGCGCTCGTTGGGCGGTTGGTTCCACGAGACGCTCGCGCAGGCCTCCGGAAGCCCCGCGCTGACCTCCACGCTGGCCCAGCTGCGGCACAAGATCGCCTGGATGTACGCGGTCGAGGTGCCGGCCAACCCCGCGGAGTCCTGGGGTGAGCATGGCGCGATCGTGGACGCCGTCGCGCGCGGCGACAGTGAGCGCGCCCGGTCGATCACGGCACTGCACACCGAGCGCGCCACGGCCGCGCACCGGCTTCGCTTTCCCGGCACGGGAGAGCGCCCGGAGCGTGTGAGGACTTCGCAACATCCCGTAAACATGACGAGCCTGCGTCATTAA
- a CDS encoding M23 family metallopeptidase, with translation MAFTRATGKHRRPSRVKRTTTHAVGVAALTTTGVIGTLAAPAFAADTSVEETGLTQAITIGDSLADQIDAQAAAQQHAADEAVALKKAQEAAQKRAAEKAKEEREAKARAARAAERKRLNSFVLPITGSYISTGYKTGGSLWSSGSHTGVDFHAASGTSVHAVGSGTVVEAGWGGAYGNNVVIKMNDGTYTQYGHLSSIGVSVGQAVTPGQQIGLSGSTGNTTGPHLHFEARTTAEYGSDIDPVAYLRSHGLNV, from the coding sequence ATGGCGTTCACCCGCGCCACCGGGAAGCACCGTCGCCCGAGCCGAGTGAAGCGCACGACCACGCATGCCGTGGGCGTCGCCGCACTCACCACCACCGGTGTCATCGGCACTCTGGCCGCCCCGGCGTTCGCCGCGGACACCTCCGTCGAGGAGACGGGGCTGACCCAGGCCATCACCATCGGCGACTCGCTCGCCGACCAGATCGACGCACAGGCCGCCGCCCAGCAGCACGCCGCCGACGAGGCGGTCGCGCTGAAGAAGGCCCAGGAGGCCGCGCAGAAGCGTGCCGCCGAGAAGGCCAAGGAGGAGCGCGAGGCCAAGGCCCGCGCCGCCCGGGCCGCCGAGCGCAAGCGCCTCAACAGCTTCGTCCTGCCGATCACCGGCTCGTACATCTCCACCGGCTACAAGACCGGCGGCAGCCTCTGGTCCTCCGGCAGTCACACCGGCGTCGACTTCCACGCCGCCTCCGGCACGTCCGTGCACGCCGTCGGCTCCGGCACCGTCGTCGAGGCCGGCTGGGGCGGCGCCTACGGCAACAACGTGGTCATCAAGATGAACGACGGCACGTACACCCAGTACGGCCACCTGTCGTCCATCGGCGTCTCCGTCGGCCAGGCGGTCACCCCGGGCCAGCAGATAGGCCTCTCGGGCTCCACCGGCAACACCACCGGGCCGCACCTCCACTTCGAGGCCCGCACGACCGCTGAGTACGGCTCGGACATCGACCCCGTCGCCTACCTCCGCTCGCACGGCCTGAACGTCTGA
- a CDS encoding M16 family metallopeptidase: MTELATMDFHPQPQAGEPKPWAFPAPERDTLGNGLTVLRCHRPGQQVVAVEVILDAPLDAEPAGLDGVATIMARAFSEGTDKHSAEEFAAELERCGATLDAHADHPGVRLSLEVPVSRLPKALGLVADALRAPAFADSEVERLVRNRLDEIPHESANPARRAAKELSKQLFPATARMSRPRQGTEETVTAIDSAAVRAFYEKHVRPATATAVVVGDLTGTDLDALLADTLGSWTGSTAEPRPVPPVTADDAGRVIIVDRPGAVQTQLLIGRVGADRHDRVWPAQVLGTYCLGGTLTSRLDRVLREEKGYTYGVRAFGQVLRSAADGTGAAMLAISGSVDTPNTGPALDDLWKVLRTLAAEGLTDAERDVAVQNLVGVAPLKFETAAAVASTLADQVEQFLPDDFQATLYQQLAATGTVEATAAAVNAFPVDRLVTVLVGDAAQIEEPVKALGIGEVSVVSAE, translated from the coding sequence GTGACCGAGCTCGCCACGATGGACTTCCACCCCCAGCCGCAGGCGGGCGAGCCCAAGCCCTGGGCCTTCCCCGCCCCCGAGCGCGACACGCTCGGTAACGGCCTGACCGTGCTGCGCTGCCACCGCCCCGGCCAGCAGGTCGTCGCCGTCGAGGTGATCCTCGACGCTCCGCTGGACGCCGAACCGGCCGGCCTCGACGGCGTCGCCACGATCATGGCGAGGGCCTTCTCCGAAGGCACCGACAAGCACTCCGCCGAGGAGTTCGCCGCCGAGCTGGAGCGCTGCGGCGCCACGCTCGACGCGCACGCCGACCACCCCGGCGTACGCCTGTCGCTCGAAGTCCCCGTCTCGCGCCTCCCCAAGGCTCTCGGTCTGGTCGCCGACGCCCTCAGGGCACCGGCGTTCGCGGACAGCGAGGTCGAGCGGCTGGTGCGCAACCGGCTCGACGAGATCCCGCACGAGAGCGCCAACCCGGCCCGCCGCGCCGCCAAGGAGCTCTCCAAGCAACTGTTCCCGGCGACCGCCCGTATGTCGCGCCCGCGCCAGGGCACCGAGGAGACGGTCACGGCCATCGACTCGGCCGCCGTACGCGCCTTCTACGAGAAGCATGTGCGCCCCGCCACGGCCACGGCCGTCGTCGTCGGCGATCTCACGGGTACGGACCTCGACGCGCTGCTCGCCGACACCCTCGGCTCCTGGACCGGTTCGACCGCCGAGCCGCGTCCCGTGCCGCCGGTGACCGCCGACGACGCCGGCCGCGTGATCATCGTGGACCGCCCCGGCGCCGTCCAGACGCAGCTGCTCATCGGCCGCGTCGGAGCCGACAGGCACGACCGCGTCTGGCCCGCCCAGGTGCTCGGGACGTACTGCCTCGGCGGCACCCTCACCTCCCGCCTGGACCGGGTCCTGCGCGAGGAAAAGGGATACACCTACGGTGTACGGGCGTTCGGTCAGGTACTGCGCTCCGCCGCGGACGGCACGGGCGCCGCGATGCTCGCGATCAGCGGCTCCGTCGACACGCCGAACACCGGCCCCGCGCTCGACGACCTCTGGAAGGTGCTGCGCACCCTGGCGGCCGAAGGCCTGACGGACGCCGAGCGCGACGTCGCCGTGCAGAACCTGGTGGGCGTCGCGCCCCTCAAGTTCGAGACCGCGGCGGCCGTCGCGAGCACGCTCGCCGACCAGGTCGAGCAGTTCCTGCCGGACGACTTCCAGGCCACGCTGTACCAGCAGCTCGCCGCGACGGGCACCGTGGAGGCCACCGCGGCCGCCGTGAACGCCTTCCCGGTGGACCGCCTGGTGACCGTCCTCGTGGGCGATGCCGCGCAGATCGAGGAGCCCGTCAAGGCGCTCGGCATCGGCGAAGTGAGCGTCGTATCTGCGGAGTAG
- a CDS encoding M16 family metallopeptidase, with amino-acid sequence MGHTATAEAGSGGLTATEHRLANGLRVVLSEDHLTPVAAVCLWYDVGSRHEVKGRTGLAHLFEHLMFQGSKQVHGNGHFELVQGAGGSLNGTTSFERTNYFETMPTHQLELALWLEADRMGSLLAALDDDSMENQRDVVKNERRQRYDNVPYGTAFEKLTALAYPEGHPYHHTPIGSMADLDAATLEDARAFFRTYYAPNNAVLSVVGDIDPEQTLAWIEKYFGSVQGHDGKPAPRSGALPDVIGEQLREVVVEEVPARALMAAYRLPEDGTRACDAADLALTVLGGGESSRLYNRLVRRDRTAVAAGFGLLRLAGAPSLGWLDVKTSGDVEVPVIEAAVDEELARFAEEGPTAEEMERAQAQLEREWLDRLGTVAGRADELCRYAVLFGDPQLALTAVQRVLDVTAEEVQEAAKARLRPDNRAVLVYEPIAAEDTDATAAEDTDEEAAK; translated from the coding sequence ATGGGTCACACGGCCACAGCTGAGGCAGGCTCCGGCGGCCTGACAGCGACCGAGCACCGTCTGGCCAACGGCCTGCGCGTGGTGCTCTCCGAGGACCACCTGACCCCGGTCGCGGCGGTGTGCCTCTGGTACGACGTCGGCTCCCGTCACGAGGTCAAGGGCCGCACCGGCCTGGCCCACCTCTTCGAGCACCTGATGTTCCAGGGCTCGAAGCAGGTGCACGGCAACGGTCACTTCGAACTCGTCCAGGGCGCGGGCGGTTCGCTGAACGGCACGACCAGCTTCGAGCGCACCAACTACTTCGAGACCATGCCCACCCACCAGCTCGAGCTCGCCCTCTGGCTGGAGGCCGACCGCATGGGCTCGCTGCTCGCCGCGCTCGACGACGACTCCATGGAGAACCAGCGCGACGTCGTCAAGAACGAGCGCCGCCAGCGGTACGACAACGTTCCCTACGGGACGGCCTTCGAGAAGCTCACCGCCCTGGCGTACCCGGAGGGGCACCCCTACCACCACACCCCCATCGGGTCGATGGCGGACCTGGACGCGGCCACTCTCGAGGATGCGCGCGCCTTCTTCCGCACGTACTACGCGCCCAACAACGCCGTCCTGTCGGTCGTCGGTGACATCGACCCCGAGCAGACGCTCGCCTGGATCGAGAAGTACTTCGGCTCGGTGCAGGGGCACGACGGCAAGCCCGCGCCGCGCAGCGGAGCGCTGCCGGACGTCATCGGCGAGCAGCTGCGCGAGGTCGTCGTCGAAGAGGTCCCGGCGCGCGCCCTGATGGCCGCCTACCGGCTCCCGGAGGACGGCACGCGCGCGTGCGACGCGGCCGACCTGGCGCTGACCGTGCTCGGCGGCGGCGAGTCGTCCCGCCTCTACAACCGGCTCGTGCGCCGCGACCGCACCGCCGTAGCGGCCGGGTTCGGCCTGCTGCGCCTGGCCGGAGCACCCTCCCTGGGATGGCTCGACGTGAAGACGTCCGGTGACGTCGAGGTCCCGGTCATCGAGGCCGCCGTCGACGAGGAGCTCGCCCGGTTCGCCGAGGAGGGCCCCACCGCCGAGGAAATGGAGCGCGCCCAGGCCCAGTTGGAGCGCGAGTGGCTGGACCGCCTCGGCACGGTCGCGGGCCGCGCCGACGAACTGTGCCGGTACGCCGTCCTGTTCGGCGACCCGCAGCTCGCCCTGACCGCCGTGCAGCGGGTCCTGGACGTCACGGCCGAGGAGGTCCAGGAAGCCGCCAAGGCCCGTCTGCGCCCCGACAACCGCGCGGTGCTCGTCTACGAGCCGATCGCCGCCGAGGACACCGACGCGACCGCCGCTGAAGACACCGACGAGGAGGCGGCGAAGTGA